The Faecalibacterium prausnitzii genome includes a window with the following:
- a CDS encoding DUF6551 family protein, with protein sequence MMNSNLNLNTLPECKFAYQMVNSALLIPCIEYQRMLRMEKVSQIAENFSEYIANEPKVSYRDGRFYVFDGQNTVEARRTCNGGKDVTIRCKVFYGLTKEDEATLFAIQTGNATCLTAGERLRANLVAENPDALYFVGITSNAGAEFAYDGIRAPWKIYCIGTAYELYKQYGCERYVEMLHIINEAWKGNVDSYLAGVIRGVARFISVYEGEYSRERLVQQLARTHPKTITQLAQKDTGSSANRHMRQILRIYNGASREMSLPLKN encoded by the coding sequence ATGATGAATTCCAATCTGAACCTGAACACTTTGCCTGAATGCAAGTTTGCCTATCAGATGGTAAACAGTGCACTGCTGATCCCGTGTATTGAATATCAGCGTATGCTGCGGATGGAGAAGGTTTCGCAGATCGCGGAAAACTTCTCGGAGTACATCGCGAACGAGCCGAAGGTCAGCTACCGGGATGGGCGCTTCTATGTTTTTGATGGGCAGAACACGGTGGAAGCCCGTCGAACCTGCAACGGTGGCAAGGATGTGACGATTCGCTGCAAAGTCTTTTACGGCCTTACCAAAGAAGACGAAGCAACGCTGTTTGCGATTCAGACCGGCAATGCTACATGCCTGACGGCGGGCGAACGCCTTCGTGCAAATCTGGTGGCCGAAAACCCGGATGCACTTTACTTTGTGGGGATCACGTCGAATGCCGGTGCGGAATTTGCCTATGACGGCATCCGGGCACCCTGGAAAATCTACTGCATCGGAACGGCATACGAGCTGTACAAGCAGTATGGCTGTGAGCGCTACGTCGAGATGCTTCACATCATCAACGAGGCGTGGAAGGGCAATGTGGATTCCTACCTTGCCGGTGTAATCCGGGGTGTGGCCCGCTTCATCTCCGTATACGAGGGCGAGTACAGCCGGGAGCGGCTGGTGCAGCAGCTGGCAAGGACACACCCGAAAACCATCACGCAGCTGGCTCAGAAAGACACCGGAAGTTCTGCAAACCGCCACATGCGGCAGATTCTTCGTATCTATAACGGTGCCAGCCGTGAGATGAGTCTGCCGCTGAAAAACTGA
- a CDS encoding ADP-ribosylglycohydrolase family protein encodes MLGAILGDIVGSPYEFDHNNYKHKDFPLLSEKSHFTDDTVMTAAVAVGLIDGKGLPERTFCAVQHEMRFWGREYPHAGYGGMFRRL; translated from the coding sequence ATGTTAGGAGCAATCTTGGGTGACATCGTGGGCAGTCCCTATGAATTTGACCACAACAATTACAAGCACAAGGATTTTCCGCTGCTGAGCGAGAAATCGCACTTCACCGATGATACCGTCATGACCGCTGCGGTGGCAGTTGGTCTGATTGACGGAAAGGGTCTGCCGGAGAGAACATTTTGTGCAGTGCAGCATGAAATGCGGTTCTGGGGCCGTGAATATCCCCATGCCGGTTACGGCGGGATGTTCCGCCGGTTATGA
- a CDS encoding HD domain-containing protein — MMTIAQIMEKMIAFSEGNIHDITHLSCVWTYAKTIGELEGLDADTQFILEVAAITHDIACPLCRKKYGNTNGKYQEQEGAPLVREFLADTGMAAEQIDRVAYLVGHHHSPAQIDGIDYQILIEADYIVNASESGYGRQAIRTFMEHTMKTAAGIRLTKTVFGV, encoded by the coding sequence ATGATGACCATTGCACAGATCATGGAAAAGATGATCGCCTTTTCCGAAGGGAATATCCATGACATCACGCACCTGAGCTGTGTGTGGACCTATGCTAAAACCATTGGTGAGCTGGAGGGGCTGGACGCAGACACGCAGTTTATTCTGGAGGTGGCGGCCATCACCCACGATATCGCCTGCCCGCTCTGCCGCAAAAAGTACGGCAACACCAATGGTAAATATCAGGAGCAGGAGGGTGCCCCGCTGGTGCGGGAGTTCTTGGCGGATACCGGCATGGCAGCAGAACAGATCGACCGGGTGGCCTATCTGGTAGGGCACCACCATAGTCCGGCGCAGATCGACGGCATTGACTATCAGATTCTGATTGAGGCAGATTATATCGTCAATGCGTCCGAAAGTGGGTACGGCCGGCAGGCAATCCGAACCTTTATGGAACATACGATGAAGACGGCAGCAGGTATCCGGCTGACAAAAACAGTGTTTGGAGTGTAA
- a CDS encoding macro domain-containing protein yields the protein MPFLMIRNDITKVAADAIVNPANRNLLQGSGTSHAIYQAAGEQELTAACEAIGHCDLGRAVCTPAFGLPAKYIFHAVCPAWHGGGFGEAEQLADAYHSALELAAEHHCESVAFPLLSSGNYGYPKEQAFRIAVDTITQYVMEHDLTVYLVLYDRGSLAVSRKLFASVEEYIDDHYVAQNDESYGFGRRRRELSERRRLLEEDAAVPMLGAVPAPAAAPRTARSLESLMDNLGESFTTRLLRLIDERGLKDSTVYKQSNISRQHFSKIQCNRDYNPKKKTVLAFAVGLHLSEDETIDLLKSAGYAFSDGSKRDWIVRYCLEHKIYNINQVNTLLFEYDQEQLGA from the coding sequence ATGCCGTTTCTGATGATCCGCAACGACATCACCAAAGTGGCAGCGGATGCCATCGTCAACCCGGCGAACCGAAACCTTTTGCAGGGCAGCGGCACCAGCCACGCTATCTATCAGGCAGCAGGGGAGCAGGAGCTGACCGCCGCCTGTGAAGCCATCGGGCATTGCGATTTGGGCAGGGCGGTGTGCACCCCGGCGTTCGGCTTGCCTGCAAAGTATATCTTCCATGCGGTCTGCCCGGCATGGCACGGCGGCGGCTTTGGCGAAGCGGAACAGTTGGCCGATGCGTACCATTCTGCGCTGGAACTAGCAGCAGAACACCACTGCGAGAGCGTGGCTTTTCCGCTGCTGTCCAGCGGAAACTACGGCTACCCCAAGGAGCAGGCCTTCCGCATTGCGGTGGACACCATCACACAGTACGTCATGGAGCACGACCTGACCGTGTATCTGGTGCTTTACGACCGGGGCTCGCTGGCCGTGAGCCGGAAGCTGTTCGCCTCGGTGGAGGAGTACATTGACGACCACTATGTAGCACAGAACGATGAAAGCTACGGATTTGGCCGTCGGCGCAGGGAATTGTCAGAGCGGCGGAGGCTTCTGGAAGAAGATGCCGCCGTGCCGATGCTAGGTGCAGTTCCGGCACCCGCCGCGGCACCCAGGACAGCCCGCAGTCTGGAAAGCCTGATGGATAATCTCGGTGAAAGCTTCACCACCCGGCTGCTGCGGCTCATTGACGAGCGGGGGCTGAAAGACTCCACCGTGTACAAGCAGTCCAACATCTCCCGGCAGCATTTCTCCAAAATTCAGTGCAATCGCGACTACAACCCCAAAAAGAAAACGGTGCTGGCCTTTGCGGTTGGGCTGCACCTGTCCGAAGATGAAACCATCGACCTGCTCAAGAGTGCGGGCTATGCCTTTTCGGATGGCTCCAAGCGGGACTGGATCGTGCGGTATTGCCTGGAACACAAAATCTATAACATCAATCAGGTCAATACGCTATTGTTTGAATACGATCAGGAACAGCTGGGTGCGTGA
- a CDS encoding Hsp20/alpha crystallin family protein has translation MFMPTVFHENLFDDFFDPFWNDAALERMMNREARDTFGKRGANMMKTDVKQTDNGYEMAVDLPGCKKEDVQMDLNDGYLTIQAVRSHSNDEKDQKGRYLRRESFSGTCARSFYVGDVKKEDIHAKFEDGVLHVELPAPQQTKALPENPNLIAIE, from the coding sequence ATGTTTATGCCGACTGTTTTCCATGAAAACCTGTTCGATGATTTCTTCGATCCGTTCTGGAATGACGCTGCACTGGAACGTATGATGAACCGTGAGGCTCGTGATACCTTTGGTAAGCGCGGTGCAAACATGATGAAGACCGATGTCAAACAGACGGACAACGGCTACGAGATGGCCGTTGACCTGCCGGGCTGCAAGAAGGAAGACGTTCAGATGGATCTGAACGACGGCTACCTGACCATTCAGGCAGTGCGCAGCCACAGCAATGACGAAAAGGATCAGAAGGGTCGCTATCTGCGGCGCGAATCCTTCTCCGGCACCTGCGCACGCAGTTTCTACGTGGGCGATGTGAAGAAGGAAGACATCCACGCAAAGTTCGAGGATGGTGTCCTGCACGTCGAGCTGCCTGCTCCTCAGCAGACGAAGGCTTTGCCTGAGAACCCGAATCTGATTGCAATCGAGTAA
- a CDS encoding AIPR family protein: protein MANLKFKVEALRTLASPYRKGDKDESTFETIYYLLVDMKELPSNIPLDVNPREPKMTTNVARSLLTAVVEPETDFYINNRGIVIAAKTLTFNSTDSEVTIDIGDQNDENDKSLYGILDGGHTYTAIMRKRDEIPEDIRKFVRVEVITNVQNITRLSDARNTSVQVSDMALFNLDDKFDDIKASIAGQAYADLIAYKDNEDKPIHVSELLRLLYAFDIDKYPDDNAAPVQSYSGKTQVFKRYKQAFESPFYKSLTGQIPLLVELYDVIERELPEKYRDYKKAQGVANPRFGSVRGIESLDTPTKTEFLATPTKYSVSSGYIYPIFGAFRSLLKFDEATGAVSWLFNPIDIWNEVGTSIVQNTFETYTNPQLAGKDKQLWLSNYRIVETQSLRKLLGRR, encoded by the coding sequence ATGGCCAATTTAAAGTTTAAAGTTGAGGCTCTTCGTACCCTCGCATCCCCTTATCGTAAGGGAGACAAAGATGAAAGCACCTTCGAAACCATTTATTATCTGCTGGTGGATATGAAGGAGCTTCCCTCTAATATTCCTCTCGATGTCAATCCGCGTGAACCAAAGATGACAACCAATGTGGCTCGTAGCTTGCTCACTGCTGTAGTGGAGCCGGAAACTGATTTCTATATCAACAACCGCGGTATCGTCATCGCCGCCAAAACGCTAACCTTTAATAGCACTGATTCGGAAGTAACCATTGACATTGGTGATCAGAATGACGAAAACGACAAGTCCCTTTACGGCATTCTTGACGGCGGCCACACCTATACCGCCATCATGCGTAAGCGCGACGAAATTCCTGAAGACATTCGCAAATTTGTTCGTGTTGAAGTCATCACCAATGTGCAGAATATCACGCGCCTCTCCGATGCTCGCAACACGTCGGTTCAGGTTTCTGATATGGCACTATTCAATCTCGACGACAAGTTCGACGATATTAAAGCCTCCATTGCAGGTCAGGCATATGCAGATCTGATTGCTTACAAAGATAATGAGGATAAACCTATTCACGTTTCGGAACTGCTCCGCTTGCTCTACGCCTTTGATATCGACAAATATCCTGATGACAATGCGGCCCCGGTACAGAGCTATTCCGGTAAAACACAGGTATTTAAGCGCTATAAGCAGGCATTTGAATCTCCTTTTTATAAGTCTTTGACCGGGCAAATTCCTCTACTGGTAGAGCTTTATGATGTTATCGAACGCGAACTTCCTGAAAAGTATAGGGATTATAAGAAGGCGCAGGGCGTTGCAAATCCGCGTTTTGGAAGCGTGAGAGGCATCGAATCTCTTGACACTCCGACAAAAACGGAGTTTCTCGCCACTCCCACAAAGTATTCTGTTTCCAGTGGCTATATCTACCCCATTTTTGGTGCTTTCCGTAGTCTGCTGAAATTTGATGAGGCAACGGGAGCTGTTTCCTGGCTGTTCAATCCAATTGACATCTGGAACGAAGTCGGCACATCCATTGTTCAGAACACCTTTGAGACCTATACTAACCCTCAGCTGGCCGGTAAGGATAAGCAGCTTTGGCTTTCCAACTACAGAATTGTAGAAACCCAGAGTCTCCGCAAACTTCTCGGACGCAGATAA
- a CDS encoding alcohol dehydrogenase yields MLTYTYVSEGTFALMEKPKPVLQHERDAIVKVTLASICSSDLHIKHGSVPRAVPGITVGHEMVGIVEEVGSAVTNVKPGDRVTVNVETFCGECFFCKKGFVNNCTDQNGGWALGCRIDGGQAEYVRVPFADQGLNKIPDGVTDRQALLVGDVLATGFWAARISEITPEDTVLILGAGPTGICTLLCVMLHSPKRIIVCEKDASRLQFIRRHYPQVLTVQPEDCAAFVRAHSDHDGADVVLEVAGADSTFRLAWECARPNAVVTVVALYDKAQTLPLPEMYGKNLTFKTGGVDGCDCEETLRLIAEGKIDTEPLITHTYPLRRIAEGYELFEKKRDGVIKVAVEC; encoded by the coding sequence ATGCTGACCTATACCTATGTTTCAGAGGGGACGTTTGCCCTGATGGAAAAACCAAAGCCGGTGCTGCAGCACGAGCGAGACGCCATTGTAAAGGTGACCCTTGCCAGCATCTGCTCCAGCGACCTGCACATTAAGCATGGCAGCGTGCCCCGGGCGGTGCCCGGTATCACCGTAGGGCACGAGATGGTGGGCATCGTGGAAGAAGTGGGCAGTGCGGTGACCAATGTGAAACCCGGCGACCGGGTGACGGTGAACGTGGAGACCTTCTGCGGAGAGTGCTTTTTCTGCAAAAAAGGCTTTGTGAACAACTGCACCGATCAAAACGGCGGCTGGGCGCTGGGTTGCCGCATCGACGGCGGGCAGGCCGAGTATGTCCGGGTGCCCTTTGCGGATCAGGGACTGAACAAGATCCCGGACGGCGTCACCGATCGGCAGGCGCTGCTGGTGGGCGATGTGCTGGCCACCGGCTTTTGGGCGGCACGCATCTCGGAGATCACCCCCGAGGATACCGTGCTGATCCTCGGTGCAGGGCCGACCGGCATCTGCACGCTGCTGTGCGTCATGCTGCACAGCCCCAAGCGCATCATCGTCTGTGAAAAGGACGCAAGCCGCCTGCAGTTCATCCGTCGGCACTACCCGCAGGTGCTCACCGTGCAGCCGGAGGACTGCGCCGCCTTTGTGCGTGCCCACAGCGACCACGACGGGGCCGATGTGGTGCTGGAGGTGGCAGGGGCAGACTCTACCTTCCGGCTGGCATGGGAGTGTGCACGGCCCAACGCCGTTGTGACGGTGGTGGCGCTGTACGATAAGGCACAGACCCTGCCGCTGCCGGAAATGTACGGCAAAAACCTCACCTTTAAGACCGGCGGCGTGGACGGCTGCGATTGTGAAGAAACGCTGCGTCTCATCGCAGAAGGCAAGATCGATACCGAACCGCTCATCACCCACACCTACCCCCTGCGCCGGATCGCAGAGGGCTACGAGCTGTTTGAAAAGAAACGGGACGGCGTGATCAAGGTGGCAGTGGAGTGCTGA
- a CDS encoding ADP-ribosylglycohydrolase family protein: protein MNIPMPVTAGCSAGYDLTRTCDEIRPGYHHVETCQQTVPEAIIAFLESVSFEDALRNAVSLGGDSDTLACITGGIAEAFYGMPQELRDETLKRLPEDIREGYELFRWNIGQR, encoded by the coding sequence GTGAATATCCCCATGCCGGTTACGGCGGGATGTTCCGCCGGTTATGACCTGACCCGTACCTGCGATGAAATTCGGCCGGGCTATCACCATGTGGAGACCTGTCAGCAGACCGTGCCGGAAGCAATCATCGCTTTTCTGGAAAGCGTCAGTTTTGAGGATGCACTTCGCAATGCAGTTTCTCTGGGCGGCGACAGCGACACCCTTGCCTGCATCACCGGCGGCATTGCCGAAGCTTTTTACGGGATGCCGCAGGAACTGCGGGACGAGACTTTGAAACGTCTGCCGGAGGATATCCGGGAAGGATATGAGCTGTTTCGGTGGAACATCGGCCAGAGATAA
- a CDS encoding Fic family protein encodes MDGAQFAKMLSDKHLFELNRMEYKYSTVSVKEFAELLRQNFAQPLPLTDFSGNKLFYLPNLAQISTNGMKQLLSVPVSGQNFGLSAMTEEIYATFQIESIRSTRSSIRYILDGYAPRDEQEARIYGMKRGLEFIVNRQNRITEENLHHLYQISTGDYLPDEDRLLPNHFYRHGEVFIVGGEEPRPGLPAERLPGAMKCLVDFANANDGINELHKAAILHFAFAHYHPYFDGNGRTARLFHLWYLVQQGYPAALFTPFSRYIAENKGVYYKAYERVERNALISGYTDVTPFLFYFCNEVYNRLQVDAVPPKTDLEVYQTALAEGKITEKERLLWEHVLSAYGAEEFTTKQLEKDFRNAAYATIRTFVMKFHEMGLLTARKAGNRVFYHVGGTSDGRPL; translated from the coding sequence ATGGATGGGGCACAGTTTGCCAAAATGCTTTCAGATAAGCATTTGTTTGAACTCAATCGGATGGAATACAAGTACTCGACTGTCAGCGTCAAAGAATTTGCCGAATTGCTGCGGCAAAACTTTGCGCAGCCTCTGCCGTTGACTGATTTTTCTGGAAATAAGTTGTTTTACCTGCCGAACCTCGCGCAAATTTCAACAAATGGTATGAAGCAGTTGCTCTCTGTCCCGGTCAGTGGACAAAACTTCGGTTTGTCGGCGATGACCGAGGAAATTTATGCGACTTTTCAAATTGAAAGTATCCGCTCGACCCGCAGCAGTATCCGTTATATCCTCGATGGTTATGCCCCTCGTGATGAACAAGAAGCCCGCATCTATGGTATGAAGCGCGGACTGGAGTTTATCGTGAATCGTCAGAATAGGATCACCGAGGAGAATCTGCATCACCTATATCAGATCAGCACAGGGGATTATCTCCCGGATGAAGATCGATTACTGCCAAACCACTTTTATCGGCATGGCGAGGTTTTTATTGTGGGCGGTGAAGAACCCAGACCGGGACTTCCGGCAGAGCGGCTTCCCGGTGCCATGAAATGTCTTGTCGATTTTGCGAATGCCAATGACGGCATCAATGAGCTGCATAAGGCTGCCATTCTGCACTTTGCCTTTGCGCACTACCACCCCTATTTTGACGGGAATGGACGCACCGCACGGCTATTCCACCTCTGGTATCTTGTTCAGCAGGGCTATCCTGCGGCACTGTTCACGCCGTTTTCCCGATACATCGCTGAAAACAAGGGCGTATATTACAAAGCCTACGAACGCGTGGAGAGAAATGCTCTGATTTCCGGCTATACGGATGTGACTCCCTTTCTGTTCTACTTCTGCAATGAGGTCTATAACCGCCTGCAGGTGGATGCAGTCCCGCCGAAAACTGATCTTGAGGTATATCAAACTGCTCTTGCGGAAGGAAAAATCACAGAAAAAGAACGGCTGCTCTGGGAGCATGTTCTGTCTGCTTATGGTGCAGAGGAGTTTACCACAAAGCAGCTGGAAAAGGATTTCCGAAACGCTGCGTATGCAACCATTCGGACGTTTGTGATGAAATTCCATGAGATGGGGCTGCTTACTGCAAGAAAAGCAGGAAACAGGGTGTTCTATCATGTCGGTGGGACTTCTGACGGTCGGCCATTATAA
- a CDS encoding XRE family transcriptional regulator, whose amino-acid sequence MAEKARQSEALTKIGKMFEQKRKSLGKQYKSREQFIYNRSDELFGSEDWISLRHLCNIEHGRNWISIEKLIMLADALEENPVDLFAEIVKIYRSSKN is encoded by the coding sequence ATGGCTGAAAAAGCAAGACAGAGTGAAGCTCTAACAAAAATAGGAAAAATGTTTGAGCAGAAACGAAAGTCATTAGGAAAACAGTACAAAAGCCGTGAACAATTTATCTATAATAGAAGTGACGAATTGTTCGGCTCAGAAGATTGGATTTCGCTTCGACACCTTTGCAATATAGAACACGGAAGGAATTGGATTAGTATAGAAAAACTAATTATGCTTGCCGATGCTTTGGAAGAAAATCCTGTCGATTTGTTTGCTGAAATAGTTAAAATATATCGAAGTTCTAAAAATTGA
- the ade gene encoding adenine deaminase — protein MQSDELKRRISAGRGDALADLVLKNARIVNVFTDEIDTADIAISGNSIVGVGTYHGRKEVDLRGKYVCPGLIDGHIHIESSMLCGPAFEQAVLPHGTTEVVTDPHEISNVAGLEGLDFMLETTKNLTLSVYFMLPSCVPATDLDESGAVLNAEQLRPYYGDPRVLGLAELMNAYGTVRCDPKILQKIRDCTEAGKIVDGHAPLLSDKDLNAYIAAGVQSDHECSNIEEAMEKLRRGQYIMIREGTAAKNMEALMPLFREPYCSRCMLVTDDKHPGDLLDSGHIDSNIRKAIRLGADPAVAVKMATLVPAQYFGFKQRGAVASGYRADLVVVPDLESFTVEQVYKNGTLVAEHGKTLKPAPLDIDRVRFSHVMDSFDLDEITLQDLELRESGEQERVICLNRGELLTEEKIIQFQRHPGKAPGVDPEHNVVKLAVFERHHHSGHVGIGFLGNFSLKCGAVASSIAHDSHNLIVAGDNDTDMMLAGNTVRKNKGGLAFVADGQVVAELALPVAGLMSTESAESVAAKMQALNDALKAHGVAEDIGIFMTLAFVSLPVIPKLRLNTYGIIDVAQQKVVPAVF, from the coding sequence ATGCAGTCTGATGAGCTGAAACGCAGGATCTCGGCAGGCAGAGGAGATGCTTTGGCCGATCTGGTTTTGAAAAATGCCAGAATTGTCAATGTGTTTACCGATGAGATCGACACCGCTGACATTGCCATCAGCGGAAATTCGATCGTGGGCGTGGGAACGTATCATGGCCGGAAAGAAGTTGATCTGCGCGGCAAATATGTCTGCCCGGGCCTGATCGATGGGCATATCCACATCGAAAGCTCCATGCTCTGTGGTCCGGCTTTCGAGCAGGCAGTGCTGCCCCACGGTACCACTGAGGTGGTCACAGACCCACACGAGATCTCGAACGTTGCGGGGCTGGAAGGCTTGGATTTTATGCTGGAAACGACAAAAAATCTGACCCTTTCGGTTTATTTCATGCTGCCCTCCTGTGTGCCGGCCACGGATCTGGATGAATCCGGCGCGGTGCTGAACGCAGAACAGCTCCGGCCTTACTACGGCGATCCCCGTGTGCTGGGGCTTGCGGAACTGATGAATGCCTACGGGACGGTGCGCTGTGACCCGAAGATCCTGCAGAAGATCCGCGACTGCACCGAAGCGGGAAAGATCGTGGATGGACACGCACCGCTCTTGAGCGATAAGGACCTGAATGCTTATATTGCGGCAGGCGTTCAGTCCGATCACGAGTGCTCCAACATCGAGGAAGCCATGGAAAAACTCCGGCGCGGACAATACATCATGATCCGGGAAGGAACGGCTGCCAAAAATATGGAGGCCCTGATGCCGCTGTTCCGGGAGCCCTATTGCAGCCGCTGTATGCTGGTGACGGATGATAAGCACCCCGGTGACCTGCTGGACAGCGGCCACATCGATTCCAACATCCGTAAAGCGATCCGGCTGGGCGCAGACCCGGCAGTGGCCGTCAAAATGGCAACGCTGGTCCCGGCACAGTATTTTGGGTTCAAGCAGCGCGGTGCCGTAGCATCGGGGTACCGGGCAGATCTGGTTGTGGTTCCTGATCTGGAATCCTTTACGGTCGAACAGGTTTACAAGAACGGCACGCTGGTGGCCGAGCACGGAAAAACGCTGAAACCCGCACCGCTTGACATCGACCGTGTGAGATTTTCCCACGTTATGGATTCCTTTGATCTGGATGAGATCACACTGCAGGACCTGGAACTTCGGGAAAGCGGGGAGCAGGAGCGTGTCATCTGCCTGAACCGGGGCGAGCTGCTTACGGAGGAAAAAATCATCCAGTTCCAACGGCATCCGGGCAAAGCTCCCGGTGTGGACCCGGAACACAACGTCGTAAAACTGGCCGTTTTTGAGCGGCATCATCACTCCGGCCATGTGGGCATTGGCTTTTTAGGAAACTTCAGCCTGAAATGCGGAGCCGTTGCATCGAGCATCGCACATGATTCCCATAACCTGATCGTGGCAGGGGACAACGATACCGATATGATGTTGGCCGGCAACACTGTGCGGAAAAACAAAGGCGGACTTGCGTTTGTGGCAGATGGACAGGTCGTGGCAGAACTTGCGCTTCCGGTGGCCGGATTGATGAGCACCGAAAGTGCAGAGAGCGTTGCGGCGAAAATGCAGGCGCTGAACGATGCCCTCAAGGCACATGGTGTAGCGGAAGATATCGGCATCTTTATGACCCTCGCCTTCGTCAGCCTTCCGGTCATTCCAAAACTCAGACTGAATACCTATGGCATCATCGATGTAGCGCAGCAGAAAGTCGTTCCGGCTGTTTTTTAA
- a CDS encoding ADP-ribosylglycohydrolase family protein yields MEQTFGYDLNRTCDEIRPTYHHVETCQETVPEAIIAFLESVSFEDALRNAVSLGGDSDTLACITGGIAEAFYGMPQELRDETLKRLPEDIREAYELLCFMIAKMI; encoded by the coding sequence GTGGAGCAGACCTTCGGTTATGACCTGAACCGTACCTGCGATGAAATTCGGCCGACCTATCATCATGTGGAGACCTGTCAGGAAACTGTGCCGGAAGCAATCATTGCTTTTCTGGAAAGCGTCAGTTTTGAGGATGCACTTCGCAATGCAGTATCTCTGGGCGGCGACAGCGACACCCTTGCCTGCATCACCGGCGGCATTGCCGAAGCTTTTTACGGGATGCCGCAGGAACTGCGGGACGAGACTCTGAAACGTCTGCCGGAGGATATCCGGGAAGCATATGAACTGTTGTGCTTTATGATTGCTAAGATGATATAA
- a CDS encoding NAD(+) diphosphatase, whose product MIQKHCFECGTALIEKELEEEGIVPYCPKCQQYRFPMYNVAVSMIVVDEETGKILLIQQYGKSSYILVAGYVNRGEAEEHAVVREVREETGLEVEHLRFNRTKFFEPSNTLMCNFTAFVRTAKALHINHEVDRCKWFTPQEARENIRPNSLAAEFLNAYLDEVGNKPMEM is encoded by the coding sequence ATGATTCAGAAGCATTGCTTTGAATGCGGTACGGCATTGATTGAAAAAGAACTGGAAGAAGAGGGCATTGTGCCTTATTGCCCGAAATGCCAACAATACCGGTTCCCGATGTACAATGTGGCAGTCAGCATGATTGTTGTGGATGAGGAAACCGGGAAAATTCTGCTCATCCAGCAGTACGGCAAGTCCTCTTATATTCTGGTGGCTGGATATGTGAACCGCGGTGAGGCAGAAGAACACGCCGTGGTGCGGGAAGTCCGGGAAGAAACCGGGTTGGAAGTAGAGCACCTCCGGTTCAACCGTACCAAGTTTTTTGAGCCGTCTAACACGCTGATGTGCAACTTTACGGCTTTCGTCAGAACCGCAAAGGCGCTGCATATCAACCACGAAGTGGACCGCTGCAAGTGGTTCACCCCACAGGAAGCCAGAGAAAACATCCGTCCCAACAGCCTTGCAGCGGAATTTTTGAATGCGTATCTGGACGAAGTGGGGAATAAGCCGATGGAGATGTGA
- a CDS encoding YitT family protein — protein sequence MSDVKGKTGAVLRETAVLTGAVAIIAAGVFFFLVPSHTSVSSISGFGIVLSNFVPLPLSVITMILNVVLLIIGFFTCGREFGAKTVYTSVLLPVFLGLFEKLFPEFGSMTGSQELDVLCYILVVSIGLSILFNRNASSGGLDIVAKIMNKYLHMELGKAMSLSGMCVALSAALVYDKKTVVLSILGTYFNGIVLDHFIFDNSIKRRVCIITEKEEALRQFILHDLHSGATMYKAIGAYNLEKHNEIITIVDKSEYQKLMNFINREDPKAFVTVYNVSSMQYQPKI from the coding sequence ATGAGTGATGTAAAAGGAAAGACCGGCGCAGTCCTGAGGGAGACGGCAGTCCTGACCGGGGCGGTGGCGATCATTGCGGCGGGCGTTTTCTTTTTTCTGGTGCCGAGCCATACATCCGTCAGCAGCATTTCCGGCTTTGGCATCGTGCTGTCCAATTTTGTGCCGCTGCCCTTGTCGGTCATTACGATGATCCTGAACGTCGTGCTTCTCATCATCGGGTTCTTTACCTGCGGCAGAGAATTTGGCGCAAAGACCGTATACACCAGTGTGCTGCTGCCGGTGTTTCTGGGGCTGTTTGAAAAGCTGTTCCCGGAGTTCGGCTCGATGACCGGCAGTCAGGAGCTGGACGTGCTGTGCTATATTCTGGTGGTCAGCATCGGGCTGAGTATTTTGTTCAACCGCAATGCATCCTCCGGCGGGCTGGATATCGTGGCAAAGATCATGAACAAGTACCTGCACATGGAATTGGGAAAAGCCATGTCTCTGTCGGGAATGTGTGTGGCGCTTTCCGCGGCCCTGGTCTACGATAAAAAGACCGTGGTGCTGAGTATCCTCGGTACTTACTTCAACGGCATCGTGCTGGACCATTTCATCTTTGATAACAGCATCAAACGCCGCGTCTGCATCATCACCGAAAAAGAGGAGGCGCTGCGTCAGTTCATCCTCCATGACCTGCACAGCGGTGCGACCATGTACAAGGCCATCGGTGCATACAATCTGGAAAAGCACAACGAGATCATTACCATCGTGGACAAGAGCGAATATCAGAAGCTGATGAACTTTATCAACCGGGAAGACCCCAAGGCTTTTGTTACCGTTTACAATGTGTCCAGCATGCAGTATCAGCCCAAGATCTGA